From a single Bacillus gobiensis genomic region:
- the mutM gene encoding DNA-formamidopyrimidine glycosylase: protein MPELPEVETVRRTLEELIIGKEISEVEIRWHKIIKKPAEPEAFARALVGETIHSVGRRGKFLLLRLDHYVLVSHLRMEGRYGLYKQSDEYDPHVHVIFRFGDGTELRYRDVRKFGTMHLFSPGEETKELPLSQLGPEPFSDRFTPAYLEEKLKKTARSIKNALLDQTIIVGLGNIYVDETLFRAGIHPETIANRLSPMQIEKLHREIYLTLKEAVDAGGSTIRSYVNSEGKEGAFQLQLFVYGRKEEPCKTCGSPISKIVVGGRGTHFCASCQKR, encoded by the coding sequence ATGCCGGAGTTGCCCGAGGTTGAAACGGTCCGACGCACGCTCGAAGAACTGATCATTGGCAAAGAAATTAGTGAAGTTGAAATCAGATGGCACAAAATAATTAAAAAGCCGGCAGAGCCAGAAGCCTTTGCAAGAGCTCTAGTCGGTGAAACGATTCATTCTGTTGGCAGAAGAGGCAAGTTTCTTTTGCTGAGGCTGGATCATTATGTACTCGTCTCTCACCTCCGGATGGAAGGGCGCTATGGATTGTATAAGCAAAGTGATGAGTATGATCCTCACGTCCACGTGATTTTTCGCTTTGGAGACGGGACTGAATTACGGTACCGCGACGTCAGGAAGTTTGGAACGATGCATTTGTTTTCGCCTGGAGAGGAAACAAAGGAGCTTCCTCTGTCACAGCTTGGTCCAGAACCATTTTCTGATAGGTTCACGCCTGCTTATTTAGAAGAAAAACTAAAAAAAACGGCGCGCTCAATTAAAAATGCTTTGCTTGATCAGACAATTATCGTCGGGCTGGGAAATATATATGTCGATGAAACGCTATTTCGGGCAGGCATTCATCCTGAGACGATTGCGAATCGTTTGTCTCCCATGCAGATCGAAAAATTGCACCGGGAAATCTATTTGACATTAAAAGAAGCGGTTGATGCCGGCGGCAGCACCATTCGCTCGTATGTAAATTCCGAAGGGAAAGAAGGAGCATTTCAGCTTCAGCTCTTTGTGTATGGCAGAAAAGAGGAGCCGTGCAAAACGTGCGGATCTCCAATTAGCAAAATAGTAGTCGGAGGCAGAGGAACCCACTTTTGTGCAAGCTGCCAAAAGCGCTAA
- the ytaF gene encoding sporulation membrane protein YtaF, with protein sequence MTSFASLLLLAFAVSLDSFSVGFTYGLRKMRIPLKAVFVIACCSGFILLFSMFAGHFLTQLLPDQVTEKFGGIILLVMGSWVMYQFFRPEKEQETLINEKTLMNLELKSLGIVIHILRKPTSADIDRSGTINGAESFLLGLALSIDALGAGIGASMLGFSPLDMSLSVAIMSSSFLLAGIKAGHVFSKWSWMDKLAWVPGFLLIIIGLWKL encoded by the coding sequence ATGACGTCGTTTGCATCGCTGCTTCTGCTTGCATTTGCCGTTAGCTTAGACAGCTTCTCTGTAGGTTTTACTTATGGGTTGAGAAAAATGAGAATTCCTCTTAAGGCGGTTTTTGTCATTGCCTGCTGCTCGGGATTCATCTTGCTTTTTTCCATGTTTGCAGGGCATTTTCTTACTCAACTGCTGCCTGATCAAGTAACGGAAAAATTCGGAGGAATCATTCTTCTTGTGATGGGAAGCTGGGTAATGTATCAATTTTTCCGGCCAGAAAAAGAACAGGAAACGCTGATTAATGAAAAAACTTTGATGAATCTTGAATTGAAATCGTTAGGAATTGTCATTCATATTCTCCGGAAACCGACCAGTGCGGACATTGATCGTTCTGGTACGATCAATGGTGCAGAGTCTTTTCTTTTAGGTTTGGCTCTTTCAATAGATGCTCTAGGCGCGGGTATCGGGGCATCTATGCTCGGATTTTCTCCGCTGGATATGAGTTTGTCCGTGGCAATCATGAGCTCAAGTTTTCTTCTTGCCGGCATAAAGGCTGGACATGTTTTTTCAAAATGGAGCTGGATGGATAAATTGGCTTGGGTTCCGGGCTTTCTTTTAATTATTATCGGGTTATGGAAGCTTTAA
- the coaE gene encoding dephospho-CoA kinase (Dephospho-CoA kinase (CoaE) performs the final step in coenzyme A biosynthesis.), producing MTIVIGLTGGIATGKSTVADMMKKEQIPVIDADILAREAVAKEKPAFKKIIEAFGKDILMESGELNRVKLGSIVFADEQKRQLLNQIIHPEVRKEMVNQRDDLIQSGHKLVVLDIPLLFESGLEHFVDYILVVSASEELQLDRLMKRNHLSEEQARNRINAQLPLEEKKKKADAVIDNSGEISETKAQLYRILNKLTAN from the coding sequence TTGACTATCGTAATAGGTCTGACCGGAGGGATCGCAACTGGAAAGAGTACGGTTGCGGACATGATGAAAAAGGAACAAATTCCGGTAATTGATGCCGATATTCTGGCAAGGGAAGCAGTTGCTAAAGAGAAGCCAGCTTTTAAAAAGATAATTGAAGCATTTGGAAAAGACATTTTAATGGAAAGCGGCGAGTTGAATCGTGTAAAGCTTGGATCGATCGTATTTGCTGATGAACAAAAGAGACAGTTATTAAATCAAATCATCCATCCAGAGGTCAGGAAAGAAATGGTTAATCAACGGGATGATCTCATACAGAGCGGACACAAGCTTGTGGTTTTAGATATTCCTCTGCTTTTTGAAAGCGGCTTGGAGCATTTTGTTGATTATATTTTGGTTGTGTCGGCGTCAGAAGAACTTCAGCTGGATCGTCTCATGAAACGCAATCATTTGTCTGAAGAGCAGGCTAGAAACAGGATAAATGCCCAGCTTCCTCTTGAAGAAAAAAAGAAAAAAGCGGATGCTGTCATTGACAATTCTGGAGAAATAAGCGAAACGAAAGCCCAGCTTTATCGCATATTAAATAAGCTTACGGCGAATTAG
- the polA gene encoding DNA polymerase I — translation MTEQKKLLLVDGNSLAYRAFFALPLLNNEKGIHTNAVYGFTMILTKMLEEEKPSHMLVAFDAGKTTFRHKTFKEYKGGRQKTPPELSEQMPFIRELLNAYQVKTYELENFEADDIIGTLAKSAEKEGYTVKIVSGDKDLTQLSSEHTTVAITKKGITEVENYTPAHVKEKYGLEPKQIIDMKGLMGDSSDNIPGVPGVGEKTAIKLLKQFDTVEKLLESISEVSGNKLKEKLEEFKDQAVMSKELATITTEAPIEVGVAELTYAGPVMDKVVGLYKELGFNTLLEKLGEGESAGEEEELEEIQVEICSEVKEDMLLSPSSLVVEQMSEHYHDEPIVGFSIVNDSGAFFIPSEAGLASEAFKAWLEDESKKKWIFDSKKAQVALKWQGVHLKGAEFDVLLAAYLLNPASSYEDVASVAKEKGIQLVSSDETVYGKGAKRACPEENSLADHLARKGMAITRLYDRLLDDLKKNEQLELYEDLELPLSVILGEMESEGVQVDIDRLKNMGAELSAKLKEVEEKIHELAGEPFNVNSPKQLGVILFDKLQLPVIKKTKTGYSTSADVLEKLADQHEIVQYLLHYRQIGKLHSTYVEGLLKVIKQDTHRVHTRFNQALTQTGRLSSIDPNLQNIPIRLEEGRKIRQAFIPSKKDWLIFAADYSQIELRVLAHISKDENLIEAFTNDMDIHTKTAMDVFHVEADEVTANMRRQAKAVNFGIVYGISDYGLSQSLGITRKAAGEFITRYLESFKGVKEYMDESIQEAKQKGFVTTLLQRRRYIPEITSRNFNLRGFAERTAMNTPIQGSAADIIKKAMIDMAEALKKEKLESKLLLQVHDELIFEAPKEEIHILEKLVPEVMENALKLDVPLKVDYSHGPSWYDAK, via the coding sequence ATGACAGAACAAAAAAAGCTTCTGCTTGTGGACGGCAATAGTTTGGCATACCGCGCCTTTTTTGCGTTGCCGCTTCTAAATAATGAAAAAGGCATCCATACAAATGCTGTGTACGGTTTTACAATGATATTGACGAAAATGCTTGAGGAAGAAAAACCGTCTCATATGCTCGTCGCATTTGATGCGGGCAAAACAACGTTTAGACATAAGACTTTTAAAGAATACAAAGGCGGCCGCCAAAAAACTCCTCCAGAGCTATCTGAACAGATGCCCTTTATAAGAGAGCTGCTAAATGCGTATCAGGTGAAAACGTACGAGCTTGAAAATTTTGAAGCTGATGACATCATTGGTACGCTTGCAAAGTCAGCGGAGAAAGAGGGATATACCGTTAAAATCGTGTCAGGCGACAAGGATTTGACTCAGCTCTCCTCTGAACATACAACCGTTGCCATTACGAAAAAAGGCATTACCGAAGTAGAAAATTATACTCCTGCCCACGTGAAAGAAAAGTACGGGCTTGAGCCGAAACAAATAATTGATATGAAAGGCCTTATGGGAGATTCCTCAGATAATATTCCGGGTGTTCCAGGTGTCGGTGAGAAAACGGCAATTAAGCTGCTGAAACAATTTGATACTGTAGAGAAGCTGCTGGAATCCATTTCCGAAGTATCCGGGAATAAGCTGAAAGAAAAGCTTGAGGAATTTAAAGACCAGGCTGTTATGAGCAAAGAGCTTGCGACCATTACAACAGAAGCCCCGATTGAAGTGGGGGTTGCTGAGCTTACCTATGCCGGACCTGTGATGGACAAGGTAGTTGGCTTATATAAAGAACTGGGCTTTAATACCCTTCTTGAAAAACTCGGTGAAGGAGAGTCTGCTGGTGAAGAAGAAGAGCTGGAGGAAATTCAGGTTGAAATTTGCAGCGAAGTAAAAGAAGATATGCTCTTATCTCCTTCGTCACTCGTCGTTGAACAAATGAGTGAACATTACCATGATGAGCCGATTGTTGGTTTCTCGATTGTGAATGATTCTGGTGCCTTTTTCATACCTTCTGAAGCAGGTTTAGCTTCAGAAGCATTTAAAGCATGGCTTGAAGATGAATCGAAGAAGAAATGGATCTTTGACAGCAAGAAGGCTCAAGTCGCTCTTAAATGGCAGGGAGTCCATTTAAAAGGCGCTGAATTCGATGTGCTTCTCGCCGCGTATCTATTAAATCCGGCAAGCTCGTATGAGGATGTTGCCAGTGTCGCAAAAGAGAAAGGGATCCAACTCGTTTCTTCCGATGAAACGGTCTACGGAAAAGGAGCAAAAAGAGCATGTCCAGAAGAGAATTCTCTTGCTGACCACCTTGCTAGAAAAGGGATGGCGATTACCAGGCTGTATGATCGTTTGCTGGACGACCTGAAAAAAAATGAACAGCTGGAGCTTTACGAGGATCTAGAGCTGCCTTTGTCTGTTATCCTTGGAGAGATGGAGAGCGAAGGGGTACAGGTGGACATCGACCGTCTAAAAAACATGGGAGCCGAGTTATCGGCCAAGCTGAAGGAAGTCGAAGAAAAAATCCATGAACTCGCAGGAGAACCGTTTAATGTCAATTCTCCGAAACAGCTTGGTGTCATATTGTTTGATAAGCTTCAGCTGCCTGTCATAAAAAAGACGAAAACGGGCTATTCTACTTCAGCGGATGTGCTGGAAAAGCTGGCTGACCAACACGAAATTGTCCAGTATCTCTTGCATTACCGGCAAATCGGCAAGCTTCATTCTACATACGTTGAGGGATTGTTAAAGGTCATTAAACAGGATACGCACCGAGTTCATACCCGCTTTAATCAGGCGCTTACCCAAACCGGCAGATTAAGCTCTATTGACCCTAATCTGCAAAACATCCCAATTCGCTTAGAAGAAGGGCGTAAAATCCGTCAAGCTTTTATTCCTTCAAAAAAGGACTGGCTGATTTTTGCTGCTGATTATTCTCAAATCGAATTACGGGTTCTCGCCCACATATCAAAGGATGAAAATTTGATAGAGGCCTTTACAAATGATATGGATATTCATACAAAAACGGCAATGGATGTGTTTCATGTCGAAGCTGATGAAGTTACAGCGAATATGAGAAGACAGGCAAAAGCGGTGAACTTCGGCATCGTGTACGGCATCAGTGACTATGGCCTGTCACAAAGCCTTGGTATTACCCGTAAAGCGGCAGGAGAATTTATTACCCGCTATTTGGAAAGCTTTAAAGGCGTAAAAGAGTATATGGATGAATCGATTCAGGAAGCGAAGCAAAAAGGATTTGTAACCACCTTACTTCAAAGAAGGCGTTATATCCCGGAAATCACCAGCCGGAATTTTAATCTGAGAGGCTTTGCCGAACGGACGGCGATGAATACCCCGATTCAAGGAAGCGCAGCGGATATCATAAAAAAAGCTATGATTGATATGGCAGAAGCACTAAAAAAAGAAAAGCTTGAATCAAAGCTATTGCTGCAGGTCCATGATGAATTAATATTTGAAGCACCAAAAGAAGAAATACACATATTAGAAAAGCTCGTTCCGGAAGTCATGGAAAATGCATTGAAATTGGATGTACCTTTAAAGGTGGATTATTCTCATGGACCTTCTTGGTATGATGCTAAGTAA